In Deinococcus psychrotolerans, the genomic window AGCACCGCGCAGGTGCGGGCCACGTTGCCGACATTGCCAGCTTTTTCGGGCGAGTACAGCACCACATGGCAAAGCGGTATTGGAAGCTGGGGATTTTGAGTCATAGCCGAACCAAAAGGATGGTGGCGCGGGCCTGAATATGGTCGGGCGCGAGGCCTTCGGAAGTCTTAAAACTCACGCCCACCTCGCTGGAATCGAGTCCCAGCAGCCCGGCGATTCGCTGAGCGATTTCAGCGCGTTTGCTGCCGAGTTTGGGGGTGTCCAAGGTCACGACCAGGGCGGCGTTGGCGGGCGCGTAGCCGCGTTCGCGCACCAACTCAAGGCAGCGCCGCAAGATGTCTGCCGAGTTGAGGCCCGCCCACTTTGGGTCAGTATCGGGAAAATACTGGCCTATGTCGCCCAGCGCAAGGCCCGAGAGTAGGGCGTCGGAGAGGGTGTGCAGGGCCGCGTCGCCGTCGCTGTGGGCCACCGGGCCGCGCTCAGCACCGGTAATTTCGACGCCGCCGAGAATCAGAGGCCTTCCAGCAGCGAGGCGGTGGGCGTCTTCTCCGTAGCCGATTCGGTAGGGGAGCGGTTGTGCTGACATAGACAGGAGTTTAGCTGGCCTGACTCTTTAGCTGGAGCTGCCTGCCAACTTCAGCAACTCCACATACACCTTGGCCGTCGCCGCAGCGTCTTCCAGGGCGTTGTGGGCGGCGTACTCGATGCCGAAATGCTCGGTGAGTTGGCTGAGCGGCGTGCCGATTTGATACGGCAACACTCCGGCGTGAATCAGAAACTGGGCGCTAAGTTTGGTGTCCACGTAGCCGCTTCTGAAGACCTTGCGTAAATCCGGCAGCAGCGGGCGCAAGAAGCCCAAGTCGAAGTTGAAGTTGTGCCCGCCGAGCATCACCCGTCCTACTTCGGCGGCGTACTCGCGCAGGGCAGCGGCTACCGCTTCAGGCGGCTGGGCGGCGGCATCGTGGGCCTCCAGATCAATGCCGTTGACTTCCATCGCGCCCGTTTCCACCTCATAGTGATCGTGCTTGACCAGCAGGTGCAGCGGGCGGCTGATCTGACCATCTAGGCCAAGTGTCACCAAGCCGATAGTC contains:
- a CDS encoding 3'-5' exonuclease, whose translation is MTPFPLRQPLIFLDTETGGRDPKRHPLLTIGLVTLGLDGQISRPLHLLVKHDHYEVETGAMEVNGIDLEAHDAAAQPPEAVAAALREYAAEVGRVMLGGHNFNFDLGFLRPLLPDLRKVFRSGYVDTKLSAQFLIHAGVLPYQIGTPLSQLTEHFGIEYAAHNALEDAAATAKVYVELLKLAGSSS
- the ispF gene encoding 2-C-methyl-D-erythritol 2,4-cyclodiphosphate synthase, which gives rise to MSAQPLPYRIGYGEDAHRLAAGRPLILGGVEITGAERGPVAHSDGDAALHTLSDALLSGLALGDIGQYFPDTDPKWAGLNSADILRRCLELVRERGYAPANAALVVTLDTPKLGSKRAEIAQRIAGLLGLDSSEVGVSFKTSEGLAPDHIQARATILLVRL